The following proteins come from a genomic window of Geminicoccaceae bacterium SCSIO 64248:
- a CDS encoding TIGR02300 family protein: MVKPEWGVKRVCQTCGARFYDLQKDPIVCPSCGATFDPETVSRTRRRSKPAVVEKKPAAVVEDEEDSVDAEDADVDEDAVTDDDEESEGLIEDASELGEDDGIPDVPDGEDDER, translated from the coding sequence GTGGTCAAGCCGGAATGGGGCGTGAAGCGTGTGTGCCAGACATGCGGCGCCCGCTTTTACGACCTGCAAAAGGATCCGATCGTCTGCCCGTCATGCGGCGCGACGTTCGATCCGGAAACTGTCAGCCGCACCCGCCGCCGGTCGAAGCCGGCCGTCGTCGAGAAGAAGCCCGCCGCCGTCGTCGAGGATGAGGAGGACTCGGTGGACGCCGAGGACGCCGACGTCGACGAGGATGCGGTTACCGACGACGACGAGGAAAGCGAGGGCCTGATCGAGGACGCGTCCGAACTCGGCGAGGACGACGGCATTCCGGACGTGCCGGACGGCGAAGACGACGAACGCTGA
- a CDS encoding peroxidase family protein has protein sequence MATQTKRHAQRTESERREPRAMDVFDADMPRGIAMSGLIKHGGLYLLADETRMEGRLADLMSASPYARSPNAPADVTDRLLSAAKNVPENFFYHLVGNKPYKLHSSLVSYITLNKVGITYSEADDPSPNILGVMTFVGQFIDHDLTLNAMNLFNDQRPEAGRITDDASPTIDLDSVYGPRLDDDRGRLREIPVNPDGTFVLTPVGDGFDVPRATRPDGSREAKIGDKRNDENQIILQIHILLMRLHNCFVRAGSTFEEAQRKTILHWQSFVATEYLPLVARAAEIDFVLTELIDHVGARLRHQPERQKDGTLRLRMPHEFAIGFRFGHSQLRSSYELRPGNRFALFSNIANDGGDLQGGRDLDAGRVIDWPFFVGDTAAAPDPSNTIDTTVTDVVFDLPESTIPDDIRLVGNLPFRNLARSDALGLCAGEELADIYGIDRLAPDEVDSARADLFRLDGGFRTPLWYYLLREAEVQRANGAGASPPSQLGTLGSRLIAEVVLSAIYYGPHSLLREEGDWTADVPTRATDMLTTSRGRKSKVALSDIAAFVLACENRP, from the coding sequence ATGGCAACGCAGACGAAGCGGCACGCGCAGCGGACAGAGAGCGAAAGGCGGGAACCGAGGGCCATGGACGTGTTCGACGCGGACATGCCGAGGGGCATCGCCATGTCCGGCCTCATCAAGCATGGCGGCCTGTACCTGCTGGCCGACGAGACGCGGATGGAAGGCCGCCTCGCCGACCTTATGTCCGCGTCGCCATATGCACGATCGCCGAATGCGCCAGCCGACGTCACGGACCGTCTTCTGTCCGCCGCCAAGAATGTGCCTGAGAATTTCTTCTATCACCTCGTCGGCAACAAGCCCTACAAACTGCACTCGTCGCTGGTCAGCTACATCACGCTGAACAAGGTCGGGATCACCTATTCCGAAGCCGATGATCCCAGCCCGAATATTCTGGGCGTCATGACGTTTGTCGGTCAGTTCATCGATCACGACCTGACGCTCAACGCCATGAACCTGTTCAACGACCAGCGTCCCGAAGCGGGCCGGATCACGGACGACGCCTCGCCCACGATCGATCTGGACAGCGTGTACGGGCCTCGCCTCGACGACGACCGGGGGCGGCTGAGAGAGATCCCGGTCAACCCCGACGGCACGTTCGTCCTGACGCCCGTGGGCGACGGCTTCGACGTGCCGCGCGCGACGCGGCCGGACGGAAGCCGCGAGGCGAAGATCGGCGACAAGCGAAACGACGAGAACCAGATCATCCTGCAGATACACATCCTGTTGATGCGGCTGCACAATTGCTTCGTTCGCGCCGGCTCCACCTTCGAGGAGGCGCAACGGAAGACCATCCTGCATTGGCAGAGCTTCGTCGCGACCGAGTACCTTCCGCTGGTGGCGCGGGCGGCGGAGATCGATTTCGTCCTCACCGAGCTCATCGACCATGTCGGGGCGCGGTTGCGCCACCAGCCCGAACGCCAGAAGGACGGCACGCTTCGTCTGCGCATGCCGCACGAGTTCGCGATCGGCTTCCGCTTCGGGCACAGCCAGCTGCGCAGCAGCTACGAGCTCCGACCCGGCAACCGGTTCGCGCTGTTCAGCAACATCGCCAACGACGGCGGCGACCTGCAGGGCGGACGCGACCTCGACGCCGGACGCGTCATCGACTGGCCGTTCTTCGTTGGCGACACGGCGGCGGCGCCGGACCCGTCGAACACGATCGACACCACAGTGACGGACGTCGTCTTCGATCTTCCGGAAAGCACCATTCCCGACGACATCAGGCTCGTCGGCAACCTGCCTTTCCGCAATCTCGCCCGAAGCGACGCCCTCGGCCTGTGCGCCGGGGAAGAGCTCGCCGACATCTACGGCATCGACCGCCTCGCGCCGGACGAGGTGGACAGCGCGCGGGCCGACCTCTTCCGACTCGACGGCGGCTTCAGGACGCCGCTTTGGTACTATTTGCTGCGCGAGGCGGAGGTGCAGCGCGCGAACGGAGCCGGTGCTTCGCCGCCCAGCCAATTGGGAACGCTCGGCAGCCGGCTGATTGCCGAAGTCGTTCTTTCCGCTATCTATTATGGACCGCACTCCCTCCTGCGCGAGGAAGGCGACTGGACGGCCGATGTTCCGACGAGGGCGACCGACATGCTCACGACGTCGCGCGGCAGAAAGAGCAAGGTTGCCCTGAGCGACATCGCCGCCTTCGTCCTGGCATGCGAGAACCGGCCGTGA
- a CDS encoding VOC family protein — MTHLIRQMGHVAIATPDPAGSAADLADIVGLKVTDRRDDRIFLSSNQRHHEVTLIRSEAPGVLAVGLEAIDAAAVDEVTRRAVSENLEILDEKPLGPYTERAVRIVLPFGSIVEVHTPVRRSEGQRHIGPGARARRIEHVNLKAPDVLVLKDVFTKLFGMQLSDRTAGDEFNWFRCHDGYHHTLAVFRGEPGLHHYAFDFHALEDLAGMADTLVLKDRALLWGPGRHGAGGNVFQYYVDPNNCVVEMSVGMDRIENDELYEARTWAISEGLADRWINQWGSPPPATFTDPGLPFVRTVTA; from the coding sequence ATGACGCATCTCATCAGGCAAATGGGCCATGTCGCCATCGCGACGCCCGATCCCGCGGGCTCAGCGGCCGATCTCGCCGACATCGTCGGCCTGAAGGTGACCGACCGGCGGGACGACCGGATCTTCCTTTCCTCCAACCAGCGCCACCACGAGGTGACCCTGATCCGGAGCGAGGCGCCCGGCGTCCTCGCCGTCGGGCTGGAGGCGATCGATGCCGCCGCGGTGGACGAGGTCACGCGGCGCGCGGTCTCCGAGAACCTGGAAATCCTCGATGAGAAGCCGCTCGGTCCCTACACGGAGCGCGCCGTCCGGATCGTCTTGCCCTTCGGCTCGATCGTCGAGGTCCACACGCCCGTCCGCCGCTCGGAGGGCCAGCGCCATATAGGCCCGGGCGCGCGCGCCAGGCGCATCGAGCACGTCAACCTCAAGGCCCCCGACGTCCTCGTGCTGAAGGACGTCTTCACGAAGCTGTTCGGCATGCAGCTCTCCGACCGGACCGCCGGCGACGAGTTCAACTGGTTCCGCTGCCACGACGGCTACCACCACACCCTGGCGGTCTTCCGCGGCGAGCCGGGGCTGCATCACTACGCCTTCGACTTCCACGCGCTGGAGGATCTCGCCGGCATGGCGGACACGCTCGTCCTCAAGGACCGCGCGCTCCTGTGGGGTCCGGGGCGGCACGGCGCCGGCGGCAACGTCTTCCAGTACTATGTCGATCCGAACAATTGCGTCGTCGAGATGTCGGTCGGCATGGACCGGATCGAGAACGACGAACTCTATGAAGCCCGCACCTGGGCGATCTCCGAAGGCCTCGCCGATCGCTGGATCAACCAGTGGGGCTCGCCGCCGCCCGCCACCTTCACCGACCCCGGCCTCCCGTTCGTGCGAACCGTGACCGCGTGA
- a CDS encoding calcium-binding protein, producing MRFTPTGTFGPDDRIVDPLTGQVISVRGRASSNLVYEATDSDQTLTGGNAFEGFVYDLTLDGESGRRFDGFTTISAGAGHDIIDLTVRPDNASEAYDTPIDLIGGLGDDIILTGSSASLSGRAYGDGVRLAMNTTGGHDKLFGGDGIDVLYGDAALSSNAFGGDDQLFGRGGDDVLYGDSQEALTPWGPSQGDDHIYGGPGNDTLYGDGFRSPIRGGDDVLKGASGDDEIYGDVRIASAHVAGGNDFIEAGDGNDSVYGDARILVGEGGNDVIDGGDGDDRLYGDAARADEEWAPDGNLDDLLIGGDDVIYGGDGVDRIYGDASFMRYSTGGDDIIDSGPGDDILYGEGFDAAVIPGADTFIFEPGDGMDWIRDFQPGIDTIDLSAWGFADFEDLTIRNNGSNTVYVDLAEGDQLQIEGRADQVVRVTVTAEDFILA from the coding sequence ATGAGGTTCACACCCACCGGCACGTTCGGTCCGGACGATCGGATCGTCGATCCGTTGACCGGGCAGGTCATCTCGGTGCGCGGCCGCGCGAGCAGCAATCTGGTCTACGAAGCGACCGACAGCGACCAAACGCTGACCGGGGGCAACGCCTTCGAGGGCTTCGTCTACGACCTGACTCTGGACGGCGAGAGCGGTCGGCGCTTCGACGGGTTCACCACGATCAGTGCCGGGGCCGGCCATGACATCATCGACCTCACAGTTCGGCCTGACAACGCCAGCGAAGCCTACGATACACCGATCGACCTGATCGGCGGGCTCGGTGACGACATCATCCTGACCGGCAGCTCCGCCTCGCTGTCCGGCCGGGCGTATGGCGATGGCGTCAGGCTGGCCATGAACACGACAGGCGGACACGACAAGCTGTTCGGCGGCGATGGAATCGATGTCCTCTATGGCGACGCCGCCTTGTCCTCGAACGCGTTTGGCGGCGACGATCAGCTTTTTGGGCGCGGTGGCGACGACGTTCTCTATGGCGACTCACAAGAGGCGCTTACGCCGTGGGGTCCGTCGCAGGGCGATGACCATATCTATGGTGGGCCCGGAAACGACACGCTCTACGGCGATGGATTCAGGAGCCCGATTAGAGGCGGTGACGATGTCTTGAAAGGCGCATCCGGCGACGACGAGATCTATGGCGATGTCCGGATCGCTTCTGCCCATGTTGCAGGGGGAAACGACTTCATCGAGGCTGGAGATGGCAACGATAGCGTCTATGGCGACGCACGCATACTTGTGGGTGAGGGTGGAAATGACGTCATCGACGGCGGAGACGGCGACGACCGTCTCTATGGCGATGCGGCGAGAGCAGACGAGGAATGGGCTCCGGATGGCAACCTGGACGACCTCCTGATCGGTGGCGACGACGTCATCTATGGCGGCGACGGCGTCGATCGCATTTATGGCGATGCCAGTTTCATGCGATACAGCACCGGCGGTGACGACATCATCGATTCCGGCCCAGGCGACGACATCCTCTATGGCGAGGGGTTCGACGCGGCGGTCATCCCAGGCGCAGACACCTTCATCTTCGAACCGGGCGACGGCATGGACTGGATCCGCGACTTCCAGCCGGGCATCGACACCATCGACCTTTCGGCCTGGGGCTTTGCCGACTTCGAGGATCTGACCATCCGCAACAACGGCAGCAACACGGTCTACGTCGATCTGGCGGAGGGCGATCAGCTTCAGATCGAAGGCCGCGCAGATCAAGTCGTGCGTGTGACGGTCACCGCAGAGGATTTCATCTTGGCCTGA
- a CDS encoding adenylate/guanylate cyclase domain-containing protein, whose product MSSPIERVNAFLRRATESADFGVLFEALCIDLAGAGVPLWRVAIGHRTLDPVVRAHSDVWERGGGVSRHVVRHGEGDEQYVQSPIHFLWTRQRTFGRWRLASGEDSGLDLLVDMRKRGGTDYVMHIAVFGPDAAEVDGSAISFATDRPGGFSDDDLATIAAFVPALGLASARAIASDIARSTLGAYLGPRSAQLVLDGEIRRGQGRRAEAAILLTDLRGFTRLTDGTDPLAVVAWLDHHFEAIVPAIAARGGEVLKFMGDGLLAAFPAASRVAAQDACTRALVAARHAQEANAALAGPPGAACAPSLDIALHYGEVVYGNVGAPDRLDFTVIGRAVNEASRIEALCEPLGRPILLSCAFARRCDQATVPLGDHRLRGVEQAQAIFAPA is encoded by the coding sequence ATGTCATCGCCGATCGAACGGGTCAACGCCTTTCTCCGCCGCGCGACCGAGAGCGCCGATTTCGGCGTTCTGTTCGAGGCGCTGTGCATCGACCTGGCCGGCGCGGGCGTGCCTCTCTGGCGAGTCGCGATCGGACACCGGACGCTCGATCCGGTGGTGCGCGCGCATTCGGACGTCTGGGAGCGAGGCGGCGGGGTCTCGCGCCACGTCGTCCGGCACGGCGAAGGCGACGAGCAATACGTCCAGAGCCCGATCCACTTCCTCTGGACGCGGCAACGGACCTTCGGCCGGTGGCGGCTCGCGAGCGGCGAGGACAGCGGGCTGGACCTCCTGGTCGACATGCGCAAGCGCGGCGGGACGGACTACGTCATGCACATCGCCGTGTTCGGACCCGACGCCGCGGAAGTCGACGGCAGCGCGATCAGCTTCGCCACCGACCGGCCGGGCGGCTTCTCCGACGATGATCTCGCGACGATCGCGGCGTTCGTGCCCGCGCTCGGCCTCGCCAGCGCCCGAGCGATCGCGAGCGACATCGCGCGCTCGACGCTGGGCGCGTATCTCGGCCCGCGCTCGGCGCAGCTCGTGCTGGACGGCGAGATCCGGCGCGGCCAGGGGCGGCGCGCCGAGGCCGCGATCCTCCTGACCGACCTGCGCGGCTTCACCCGGCTCACCGACGGGACCGATCCCCTGGCGGTCGTCGCCTGGCTCGATCACCATTTCGAGGCCATCGTTCCAGCGATCGCCGCGCGCGGCGGCGAGGTTCTCAAGTTCATGGGGGACGGCCTGCTGGCCGCGTTTCCGGCGGCGAGCCGGGTCGCGGCGCAGGACGCCTGCACCCGCGCCCTGGTCGCCGCGCGTCACGCTCAGGAAGCCAATGCCGCGCTGGCCGGTCCGCCCGGCGCGGCGTGCGCGCCCAGCCTCGACATCGCCTTGCACTACGGCGAGGTCGTCTACGGCAATGTCGGCGCGCCGGACCGCCTGGATTTCACCGTGATCGGCCGGGCGGTCAACGAAGCCAGCCGGATCGAGGCGCTGTGCGAGCCGCTCGGCCGGCCGATCCTCCTCTCCTGCGCGTTCGCCCGGCGCTGCGACCAGGCCACCGTCCCGCTGGGCGACCATCGCCTGCGCGGCGTCGAGCAGGCGCAGGCGATCTTCGCGCCGGCCTGA
- a CDS encoding pyridoxal phosphate-dependent aminotransferase, whose amino-acid sequence MADYRMSGWPMQAVPARVSGIELNQICDVADMAREDPDVIKLWIGESDLPTPDFIREAAAAAMLAGHTRYTYSLGVPALRDALSRYHARRLDVAVAADRFSVTAGGVQAVMQAFQAILEPGDEVIVPVPTWPNLIEIVRILGGVVVPVPYRLENGAFRLDLDDVAQAITPRSKAIAINSPSNPTGWIMPREQTVAVRDMARRRGLWLISDEVYAHFTYDGGRAPSFLEICEPTDRLIVVNTFSKNWCMTGWRIGWLIFPQGMATVFDNLSQYNTTSVATFVQHAAIAALDRGDDVIDGLVRRAAAGREIICDALERLPQVRVIRPQGTFYFFFAVDGMTDGYGTAVRLLKEAKVGVAPGSAFGPGGAPFLRVCFAVAPDRIAEASERIAGFFRGERAGKAA is encoded by the coding sequence ATGGCGGACTATCGGATGTCGGGCTGGCCCATGCAGGCGGTGCCGGCGCGCGTGAGCGGCATCGAGCTCAACCAGATCTGCGATGTCGCCGACATGGCCCGCGAAGACCCCGACGTCATCAAGCTCTGGATCGGCGAGAGCGACCTGCCGACGCCCGATTTCATCCGCGAGGCCGCCGCCGCCGCGATGCTGGCCGGCCATACCCGCTACACCTACTCGCTGGGCGTCCCCGCCTTGCGGGACGCGCTCAGCCGCTATCACGCCCGCCGTCTCGACGTCGCCGTCGCGGCCGACCGCTTCAGCGTGACGGCCGGCGGCGTCCAGGCGGTCATGCAGGCGTTCCAGGCGATCCTCGAGCCGGGCGACGAGGTGATCGTGCCGGTGCCGACCTGGCCGAACCTGATCGAGATCGTCCGGATCCTGGGCGGCGTCGTCGTCCCGGTGCCGTACCGCCTGGAGAACGGCGCGTTCCGTCTCGATCTCGACGACGTCGCCCAGGCGATCACGCCGCGGAGCAAGGCGATCGCGATCAACTCGCCGTCCAACCCGACGGGCTGGATCATGCCGCGCGAGCAGACGGTCGCCGTGCGCGACATGGCCCGCCGGCGCGGTCTCTGGCTGATCAGCGACGAGGTCTACGCCCACTTCACCTATGACGGCGGACGGGCGCCCTCGTTTCTCGAGATCTGCGAGCCGACCGACCGGCTGATCGTCGTCAACACCTTCTCCAAGAACTGGTGCATGACCGGCTGGCGGATCGGCTGGCTGATCTTCCCCCAGGGCATGGCGACCGTGTTCGACAATCTCAGCCAGTACAATACGACCAGCGTCGCCACCTTCGTGCAGCATGCCGCGATCGCCGCGCTCGACCGGGGCGACGACGTCATCGACGGGCTGGTCCGGCGTGCAGCCGCCGGCCGCGAGATCATCTGCGACGCGCTCGAGCGCCTGCCGCAAGTCCGGGTGATCCGGCCGCAGGGCACCTTCTACTTCTTCTTCGCCGTCGACGGCATGACCGACGGCTACGGCACGGCCGTGCGCCTGCTGAAGGAAGCGAAGGTCGGCGTCGCGCCGGGCTCGGCCTTCGGTCCGGGAGGCGCGCCGTTCCTTCGCGTCTGCTTCGCTGTGGCGCCCGACCGGATCGCCGAGGCGTCCGAGAGGATCGCGGGCTTCTTCCGGGGCGAGCGCGCGGGAAAGGCCGCCTAG
- a CDS encoding precorrin-8X methylmutase → MSLDYIRDGAAIYERSFAIIRAEADLARFPADLATVVVRMIHACGMTDLPADVAWSDDVVGATRGALEAGAPILCDARMVADGVTRARLPAENRVVCTLADPRTPDLAHRLGTTRSAAAIDLWQDDLAGAVIAIGNAPTALFRLLELVDQGWPRPAAILGMPVGFVGAAESKAELAANSRGIPFLTVRGRRGGSAITAAAVNAIARERE, encoded by the coding sequence ATGAGCCTCGACTACATCAGGGATGGCGCCGCGATCTACGAGCGCTCGTTCGCGATCATCCGCGCCGAGGCCGATCTCGCCCGCTTCCCCGCCGACCTCGCCACCGTCGTCGTGCGCATGATCCACGCCTGCGGCATGACCGACCTGCCGGCCGACGTCGCCTGGTCGGATGACGTCGTGGGCGCCACGCGGGGGGCTCTCGAGGCCGGGGCGCCGATCCTCTGCGACGCCCGGATGGTCGCCGACGGCGTGACCCGCGCCCGCCTGCCGGCCGAGAACCGCGTGGTCTGCACGTTGGCCGACCCGCGCACGCCCGACCTTGCCCATCGGCTCGGCACGACGCGCTCGGCCGCGGCGATCGACCTGTGGCAGGACGATCTGGCGGGCGCGGTCATAGCGATCGGCAACGCGCCCACCGCCCTTTTCCGCCTGCTCGAGCTCGTCGATCAGGGCTGGCCACGCCCGGCTGCCATCCTCGGCATGCCTGTCGGCTTCGTCGGCGCGGCCGAAAGCAAGGCCGAGCTGGCCGCGAACAGCCGCGGCATTCCCTTCCTCACCGTGCGCGGCCGGCGGGGCGGCAGCGCGATCACGGCGGCCGCGGTCAATGCGATCGCCCGGGAGCGCGAATGA
- a CDS encoding precorrin-2 C(20)-methyltransferase gives MTGRLFGVGVGPGDPELITRKAERVIREAPVVAYHAGPGRTSNARRIAAGLIRPDHIELRLVYPVTTGSPPRGESYEEALRGFYAEAEAAVASHLDAGRDVAVLAEGDPLFYGSYMHLHIRLAGRYRAEVVPGVASLAAASAALQAPIAFRDDVLTVLPGTLSEGELARRLADAGAAVVMKLGRNFAKVRRALDAAGVLDRALYIERASMAEERIVPVADVDPAEVPYFALLLVPGRLRL, from the coding sequence ATGACCGGCCGCCTGTTCGGCGTGGGCGTAGGGCCGGGCGATCCCGAGTTGATCACCCGCAAGGCCGAGCGGGTGATCCGCGAAGCCCCGGTGGTCGCCTATCATGCCGGCCCCGGACGGACGTCCAACGCCCGGCGGATCGCCGCCGGCCTGATCCGTCCCGACCATATCGAGCTTCGGCTGGTCTATCCCGTCACGACCGGATCGCCGCCGCGGGGCGAGAGCTACGAGGAGGCGTTGCGCGGCTTCTACGCCGAGGCCGAGGCTGCCGTCGCGTCCCATCTCGACGCCGGGCGCGACGTGGCCGTCCTGGCCGAGGGCGACCCGCTGTTCTACGGCTCCTACATGCACCTGCACATCCGCCTGGCCGGGCGCTACAGGGCCGAGGTGGTGCCCGGCGTCGCCTCGCTGGCGGCGGCATCGGCCGCCTTGCAGGCGCCGATCGCCTTTCGCGACGACGTCCTGACCGTCCTGCCCGGCACCCTGTCCGAAGGCGAGCTCGCCCGGCGCCTCGCCGACGCCGGCGCGGCCGTGGTCATGAAGCTCGGGCGCAACTTCGCGAAGGTCCGCCGCGCCCTCGATGCCGCCGGCGTCCTCGACCGCGCGCTCTACATCGAGCGCGCCTCGATGGCCGAGGAGCGGATCGTGCCGGTTGCCGACGTCGATCCGGCCGAGGTGCCCTATTTCGCGCTGCTCCTCGTACCGGGCAGGCTTCGCCTGTGA
- the cobJ gene encoding precorrin-3B C(17)-methyltransferase: MTPAILVLSAGGLATAASIASALADAETLGLKGRVGGDVDRGFDDMTATVRELFQAGRPIIGLCAAGILIRMIAPLLGAKRQEPPVLAVSEDGRVVVPLIGGLTGGNELAGAIASALGTTAAITGSGARAFGVILERPPQGWTCANPDDAKRVTADLLAGAQARVEGELPWLADTAIPVADRGDVLLRASVHVEAPPVRGLLYRPRCVVAAVTAGRTDLAGVMSEAGIDAAALAAVVLPADGSTPPPRRMEAPVRVLDGVFASAGALALAAAGEGARLMHEADGAALAAARSPVDPNGIGRPRGRVAVVGLGPGTEAWRTPEATAEIEAASDIVGYAPYIAQLPERVRARARCHSSDNRVEIERARLALDLAAAGMRVAVVSSGDPGIFAMAAALMEALEETRPGWASVEIAVLPGISAMQAAAARVGAPLGHDFAAISLSDNLKPWSVIERRLKAALSADLVLALYNPVSRARPGRLAETMAEVARHRPADTPIVLGSDVGRSGERVRVVALADFTADMADSRTVVLVGSSRTRRFVFGSQAFVYTPRHYADG; this comes from the coding sequence GTGACGCCGGCGATCCTGGTCCTCAGCGCGGGCGGGCTCGCGACCGCCGCGTCGATCGCATCCGCCTTGGCCGACGCCGAGACGCTGGGCTTAAAGGGCCGGGTCGGCGGCGACGTCGATCGCGGCTTCGACGACATGACGGCGACGGTCCGCGAGCTGTTCCAGGCCGGACGCCCGATCATCGGGCTGTGCGCCGCCGGCATCCTGATCCGGATGATCGCGCCCCTATTGGGGGCCAAGCGGCAGGAACCGCCGGTGCTTGCCGTCTCCGAGGACGGGCGGGTCGTCGTGCCGCTGATCGGCGGCCTGACCGGCGGCAACGAGCTGGCCGGCGCCATCGCCTCGGCCCTGGGCACGACCGCCGCGATCACAGGCTCCGGCGCGCGGGCGTTCGGCGTCATCCTGGAGCGGCCGCCGCAGGGCTGGACATGCGCCAACCCGGACGACGCCAAGCGCGTCACCGCCGACCTGCTGGCCGGCGCTCAGGCCCGCGTCGAAGGGGAGCTGCCGTGGCTGGCGGACACGGCCATCCCCGTGGCCGACCGGGGCGACGTCCTCCTGCGCGCCTCGGTCCATGTCGAAGCGCCGCCGGTTCGCGGCCTGCTCTACCGTCCGCGATGCGTCGTCGCCGCCGTGACCGCCGGGCGGACCGACCTTGCCGGGGTGATGTCCGAAGCCGGGATCGACGCGGCCGCGCTTGCCGCCGTCGTCCTTCCTGCCGACGGCTCAACGCCGCCGCCTCGGCGGATGGAGGCCCCCGTCCGCGTGCTCGACGGCGTATTCGCGTCGGCCGGCGCCCTCGCGCTCGCCGCCGCCGGCGAAGGCGCACGCCTCATGCACGAGGCGGATGGCGCGGCGCTGGCGGCGGCGCGTTCGCCCGTCGATCCGAACGGAATCGGCCGGCCGCGCGGCCGGGTGGCGGTGGTCGGCCTCGGCCCCGGAACCGAGGCATGGCGCACGCCCGAGGCCACGGCCGAGATCGAGGCGGCGAGCGACATCGTCGGCTACGCGCCCTATATCGCCCAACTGCCCGAACGGGTTCGCGCGCGTGCCCGTTGCCACAGCTCGGACAACCGGGTCGAGATCGAGCGCGCCCGCCTCGCCTTGGATCTCGCGGCCGCGGGCATGCGGGTCGCGGTCGTGTCGTCGGGCGATCCCGGCATCTTCGCGATGGCCGCCGCGCTGATGGAGGCGCTGGAGGAGACGCGGCCGGGCTGGGCCTCGGTCGAGATCGCCGTGCTGCCTGGCATCTCGGCGATGCAGGCCGCCGCCGCCCGGGTCGGCGCGCCGCTCGGCCACGACTTCGCTGCCATTTCGCTGTCGGACAACCTCAAGCCGTGGAGCGTCATCGAGCGGCGGCTGAAGGCCGCCCTTTCGGCCGACCTGGTGCTCGCCCTCTACAACCCCGTATCGCGCGCGCGGCCCGGCCGCCTGGCCGAGACGATGGCCGAGGTCGCGCGCCATCGCCCGGCCGACACGCCGATCGTTCTCGGCTCGGACGTCGGCCGTTCCGGCGAGCGGGTGCGCGTGGTGGCGCTCGCCGATTTCACCGCCGACATGGCCGACAGCCGGACGGTCGTCCTGGTCGGCTCGTCGCGAACCCGCCGGTTCGTGTTCGGCAGCCAAGCCTTCGTCTACACGCCCCGGCACTATGCCGATGGCTGA
- a CDS encoding cobalt-precorrin-5B (C(1))-methyltransferase produces MVLGEDGRPLRYGWTTGACATAAAKAAYTALLTGRFPDPVEVELKRGKRPAFALATEGLGDGWARAGVVKDAGDDPDVTHGCLVVATVREGAPGSGVSFSAGPGVGTVTKPGLPIPPGEPAINPVPRDLIRASVAEVASACGGSGDVVVEIAIPGGETIAAKTWNPRLGIVGGLSILGTTGVVTPYSCSAWIHSIHRGVDVARATGLAHVVGSTGSTSEATARRLFGLPEQAYLDMGDFAGGLLKYLRRHPVPRLTIAGGFAKLTKLADGHLDLHSGRSQVDPGALARRLEDLGGPADLVEAVRTANTALETLRLAQAAGFDLAEQIARDARTTAAGVLQGAETAVDIVVVDRRGTVLARAAD; encoded by the coding sequence GTGGTCCTGGGCGAGGACGGCCGGCCGCTCCGCTATGGCTGGACCACGGGCGCCTGCGCCACCGCCGCCGCCAAGGCCGCCTACACGGCGCTTCTGACCGGCCGGTTTCCCGATCCGGTCGAAGTCGAGCTCAAGCGAGGCAAGCGGCCGGCCTTCGCCCTCGCGACCGAGGGCCTGGGCGACGGCTGGGCGCGCGCCGGCGTCGTCAAGGACGCGGGCGACGATCCCGACGTGACCCATGGCTGCCTGGTCGTGGCGACCGTGCGCGAGGGCGCTCCCGGCTCAGGCGTGAGCTTCAGCGCCGGTCCGGGCGTCGGCACGGTGACCAAGCCCGGCCTGCCGATCCCGCCGGGCGAGCCGGCGATCAACCCGGTCCCGCGCGACCTGATCCGCGCTTCCGTCGCCGAGGTCGCCTCGGCCTGCGGCGGGTCGGGCGACGTCGTCGTCGAGATCGCGATCCCGGGCGGCGAGACGATCGCGGCCAAGACCTGGAACCCGCGCCTCGGCATCGTCGGCGGTTTGTCGATCCTGGGCACGACCGGCGTCGTGACGCCCTATTCCTGCAGCGCGTGGATCCACTCGATCCATCGCGGCGTCGATGTCGCGCGGGCGACCGGCCTGGCGCACGTCGTCGGCAGCACGGGCTCGACCTCGGAGGCAACGGCGCGCCGCCTGTTCGGCCTGCCGGAGCAGGCCTACCTGGACATGGGCGACTTCGCCGGCGGCCTGCTCAAATATCTTCGGCGCCATCCGGTGCCGCGCCTGACCATCGCCGGCGGCTTCGCCAAGCTGACCAAGCTGGCCGACGGCCATCTCGACCTTCACTCCGGCCGCAGCCAGGTCGATCCCGGCGCGCTGGCTCGGCGCCTCGAAGACCTGGGCGGCCCCGCCGATCTGGTCGAGGCGGTCCGGACCGCCAATACGGCGCTGGAGACGCTGCGCCTGGCCCAGGCCGCCGGCTTCGACCTCGCGGAGCAGATCGCGCGGGACGCGCGCACGACGGCCGCGGGCGTGCTCCAGGGCGCGGAGACGGCCGTCGACATCGTGGTCGTCGACCGCCGGGGAACGGTGCTCGCGCGTGCGGCCGACTGA